From Sphingobacterium bambusae:
ACAGCGGAAGTCTGCATGCAACCTTTTCCTTTGACATGCTCAGTAAAAATGGCGCCTACAGCTATGCTGGTAGTCTGAAGCCCATGCAGGCTCCTGCGTTTAACAGGATCCTGACACCATTACTGAATGTAGAAATTGGTTCGGGTAATATACGCAGCGTACGTTTTACGATGGAAGGAAACGATTATAGGAGCTGGGGTGACTTTCGCTTCGATTATGATAACTTGAAGATTAACTTGCTCAATGAAGAGGGAGAAAAGAAAAAGAAAAAGATACTTTCTTTTTTGGTTAACCAGCTGGTGATCGATGATAGTAATCCTGATGCCAATGAGGTTTATCATATCGGTAAGGTTAACCACAAGCGTGTGCCGGAGCATACTTTCTTCAAAAATCTTTGGCAGAGTTTGTTGGATGGGATCAAACAGACCGCAGGCATCAGCCCAGAAAGGGAGCAGCGTTTAATCGGATCAGCGCAATCGGCTAAAAAGGCCGTAGAACAAACCAAAGGTTCGGTGAAGAAAACCAAAGGCTTTTTAAATAGATTGTTTAAGAAGGACGAGGAGAAACAACAAGAATAAATTCATGAACAGGCATTTATTGTATGCCTTCCTTGATTATTCTTAAGTTTGCAACCTATGGGAAGTATTGTCAGTTTTTTTAAATACCTGATCAAATATAGAACCAGGCTCGTTGATCAAGTGATGTTTTATGTCAGCATGGTCTGCGCGTTGGTAGCGATTACTCACCTTGGCTATATCACGGATAGGGAGATTGCGGCATTCTCTGAAAAAACGGTGATCGGGCTGTTCTATTTTCTGTTTCTTGTAGGAGCTCTTCGAACTGCCGCGGCAATTCTCGCTCAAAAGAAGCTCAATGTGTCCCATATCGCAGGTATTGTATTGACAACCTATTGTTTGTTCATTGTCTTTGCTCGTCTTAATAATGTGTACTTTTTCGCCAAGCTCGAATGGATATACTTGGGAATCGCCATCACCTTTCTTTCGGAGCTGTCTAGAAACAGCCTCTTTTTTGATAATTTCTACTTTAATCCGACGATCTTATTCATTATTAGTTTTATTGCGCTTATCCTTCTAGGAACAGTGCTATTGATGTTGCCTAGAACGACCCTTGTGGCACCACTTAGTTTTGTGGATGCACTATTTATGGCAACCAGTGCAGTTTGTATAACAGGGCTCACGGTAACCGATATCTCGACAAACTTTTCTTTGTTCGGCCAAACGGTGATCATGATTTTGATTCAGGTAGGAGGGCTTGGCATTATGACATTTACGGGCTTCTTTGGATACTTCTTTTCTGGAGGCTTCTCCTATAAGAACCAATTGATGTTCGGCGAGATACTTGGCGAGAATAAATTGAATGCCGTGATATCCACATTATTGACCATTATCTTCATCACGCTATTTTTTGAGCTCATTGGCGGCGTGTTGATCTTTCTTTCGTTAGATCCGGCACAATTTGACTCCATTGGCGAGCGTACTTTTTTTGCTGCCTTTCATGCTATTTCTTCCTTTTGTAACTCCGGTTTTTCCATCCTTGAAGGAGGGATACATCATACCGCATACCGCTTTAACTACGCTTTTCAGGCTTGCTTAGCAGGAATCTTTATCTTGGGTGGATTGGGATTTGGAACGGTATTTAACTTTTACACCTTCGTAAAGCAGCTGTGGCAAAAAGCTGTACATCGCTTGGTGTTGCGCAGGCCTTTTGTGCATAAGCCACGTTCTTTCTCGTTCAATACCCGGTTTATTCTGCGATGCAATGCCGTGGTTGTCGTGCTCGCGACGCTGTTCTATTTCTTGTTGGAGCAACGACATACGCTTACCGAAGATGCTTCGCTCTTTGGCGAATGGATAACATCGTTCTTCATGGCCAATTCTGCACGTTCGGCAGGGTTTAATAGTGTGCATATGAATTTCCTAGCAAATCCTACTGTGATTATGGTGGTTATCCTGATGTGGGTGGGTGCTTCGCCGGGATCTACTGGCGGCGGCGTGAAAGTTACTACGGTAGCTTTGGCATTGTTGAATATCTTTGCTTTAGCGCGCGGGAAAGAATCCATTGAACTCTACAAGCGTCGAATAGCGGCGGAATCCGTCAATAAAGCATTTGCGATTATTTTATTATCGGCCGTTACGATCATGTTCAGCTTTGTACTGCTGAATTTTTCTGATCGCGACAAATCGCTGAAAGCACTGTTGTTTGAAACGGTGTCCGCCTACACGACCTGCGGGCTGAGCTTAGGGATAACCGCTTCACTGTCGGCAACCAGCAAAATGATTGTGGTATTTACCATGTTTGTAGGCCGTGTTGGGACGTTGACCCTGCTTGTGGCGTTCATCAAGAATACAAAGAACAAGAGCTATATTTATCCGACAGAAAAGATTTTATTTTAACCATGAAATATATTGTTTTAGGACTTGGGCATTTTGGGCGTTCACTTGCCATACATCTAACCGAACAGGGACATGAGGTAATTGCCGTCGATAAAAGTCTTACGATTGTCGAACAACTCAAGGATAAGATTACCCATACTGTATGTATGGATACTACGGATCGCGAAGCGATGACCTCCTTGCCCTTGAAAGATTCTGATGCGGTTATTGTGGCGATTGGCGAGGATGAAGGAGCTTCCCTGCTCACCACAGCACTGTTGAAACAGCTATCCGTTCGGCGGATAATAGGACGCGTGGTGTCTGAACTCCAGAAGACGGTATTGCAGGCCATGCAGATCGACGAATACATCATGCCCGAAGAGGAGGCTGCAGAGCGTCTCGCGATGCGTCTCGATAACGTGGATATCATCGACTCCTTCAAGGTGTCCGACCGTTATAGTATTGTTGAAACGCGTGTTCCAGAAAAATATGTAGGTATGACCTTGAAGGAGGCCAACCTGACAAATACGTTTAAGGTGATCGTGCTAACCACGGTGAAATCTTACGAGAAGGAAGTGAAGGGCAAGAAGGTTCCTTATAAGGAAGCGTCAGGGATTGCTAGTTCGGATACTGTGCTATCGGAGCAGGATTTGCTTGTGCTTTTTGGCGAACTTTCCGACATTCAGCGCTTGATTCAGAAAAGTGATTAATAGCTTTACCTTCTGATCTCGTTGGATTGCGATATTTATACTGGTAATTTCAATTCATTTCTATATTTTTGGCAGGTAGCAAAACTAATCTTTTGATTAATCCTGTGCTTGGGCAAGTGCGTTGGTCGTCATATCATCACTTGACTATTTCACATGAGCCAAAAAAAGCAAACGAGATAAAACGTATATGAAACAGTGGTTTAAGGACAACTCAACACACCTTGCAATAATTGCCATCTTTATTGTATTGGTGTTTTTTTATTTTTCACCGATTTTCGGCGGTAAAACGCTTGTTCAAAGCGATGTGATGCAGGCGGAAGGAAGCCAGAAGGAGCTTTTTGATTACCGTGCAAAGGACGGACATGCGCCGTTGTGGACAAATTCTATGTTTGGCGGTATGCCGACCTATCAAATTTGGTATGAACATGCGAGCAATGTAGCCAGTTACATAAACAAAGGCATCCGCGCTGTTTTCCCAGTTCCTGCAGATATTGTGCTGCTGTACCTTTTTGGTGGTTACTTTCTGTTTTCGGTATTGCGTTTAAAACCTTGGCTTGCTGCTGTGGGCGCTATTGCACTGGCCTTCACATCCTACAACTTTATCTATATCGAAGCTGGGCATGTGAATAAAGCATATGCCATCGCTTATTTGGCGCCGATTATTGCTTCGGTACTGCTCTGTTTCCGAGGTAGTCGTTTGTGGGGACCTATCTTATTGTGTTTATTCCTCACCATGGAGATTCGGACCAATCACGTACAGATCACCTATTATCTCTTTATCGCATTATTGGTGTACGTATTTATTGAGTTGTTTTATGCGATTCGGGATAAGAAAATAAAAGGCTTTGCCCAGGCATCTGCACTGCAGGTGATTGCAGCTGCCGTCGCCATATTGGTAAACGCTTCGGTACTGTTTCCAACCTATGAATATAGTAAGTTGACTATACGTGGAAAAGCGAATATCCAAAAGGTAGAACAAGGAGCGAGCGATAGCGGACTAGATCGCGAGTATGCGTACCAATGGAGCCAAGGTGTAGGGGAGAATATCACGTTTTTAATTCCGAATGCCTATGGTGGTCGTACCGGCGGTACATTGGATAAGAATTCTGAGGTGGTGAAATTTTTCACCAAGATAGGTGCTCCAGAGAACCAAGCATTACAATATGCCGAACGTATTCCTACATATTGGGGAGAGAAGATGTTCACTTCGGGGCCTTGGTATTTCGGAGCAGGTGTTTTCTTCCTGTTTATTTTAGGTTTGTTTATTGTCAAGGGACGCGTGAAATGGTGGGTGTTGAGTGCTACAGCGCTCTGTATGCTGTTGGCTTTCGGTAGACATTTCCCTTTGGTGTCCGATCTGTTTTTTGACTATTTCCCGATGTACAACAAGTTTCGTGCGGTAGAGTCTATATTGGTTATCCCGGCGATACTGATCCCGCTTTTAGGCATGTTGGCCGTTAACGAACTATTTAATAGAGCTTCGGAAATCCCTAAACTTGATAAAACGGTATTGTATACGTTTATTGCGATGGGCGGGTTTTGTTTGTTGGTGGGGCTAATGCCTAGCTTGTTCCTCGACTTTAAAAATTCAGGACACCAAGATTACATTAATAACATAGGTCAACAATTGGGTGGGCAGAGTGCTGGGGCAGAATTCTCGAACGCATTGATCAAGGATCGTTCATCCTTGGCAAGTAAAGATGCTTACCGTTCCTTTTTTATCATTGCCATTACCTTCGGATTGGTTTGGTTTTATATCAAAAAGAAGCTCAGCATGCCAGTTTTTGTTGTTGTGTTAGGCATTGTGACGCTTGCCGACCTATGGGCCGTGGATAAGCGTTACTTGAATAATGATTCTTTTATTGAAGAGAAAGCAAAAACACATATCGTTGAACGGGAGGTGGATCAGCTGATCCGTTTGGATAAAGACCCAAGCTATCGGGTGATGGACTTGACGACAAATCCTTTTTCGGATGCAAGGGCTTCCTATTTCCATAAGAATATTGGTGGTTACCATGCCGCCAAATTGATGCGTTTTCAGGAAGTATTGGAGCATCAGTTCAACGGAGCGATCAATGAAGATGTGTTGGATATGTTCAACGTACGCTATCTGATCACGCAGAACCCACAAAATGGTGCAGAACAGATTCAACGTCGTAGCACAGCTGCAGGGAATGCATGGTTTGTAAACAAGGTAACCTTCGTCAAAGATAATGCGCAAGAAATGCAGGCCATCAGCAGCTTCGATCCAACGAAAGAGGCCTTCGTTCATGAATCGTTCAAAAACCAGTTGAACACTTCTAAGTTGGGTCTTCCATCCAACGCAGAGATTCGTTTGGTGTCTTATCATCCCGATACCTTGAAGTACGAATCGACGTCGCCAAATGATGCGTTCGCGGTTTTCTCTGAGGTGTACTATGAAAAAGGTTGGAAAGCATATATTGACGGCAATGAAGTGCCGATTATCCGAGCCGATTATTTACTGAGAGCGCTGCAAGTGCCGGGCGGGAATCATAACATCGAGTTTATCTTCGCGCCAGATTCCATTCGCATTAGCAACCTGATATCGCTTGTCGCGTCCATCGTGCTCGTATTGGGACTTGCTGTTGCAGTCTTTTTCAGCTTTCGAAAGAAAGATGGAAAAGTCGTAGGCGCTAAATAGGAAAGCTAAAAGGTAAAATAAATATAACAAAGCCGCTAGGAAAGATACTTTTCTAGCGGCTTTGTTATGTTAATACCCTTTTGAGATAGCCTATTGTATTAAAAAAGCTTAAGTTGGGGATCAGAAATGCGGAAGGTTTTTCGGTGATGTGGCGTAAGTCCGAGCTCCAAGACGGCATTTCGATGCTTGATAGTTGGATATCCTTTGTTCGCAAGCCAGTCATATTGCGGAAAGTCCAATGCAAGTTTATCCATGTATTCGTCACGATAGGTTTTCGCTAAGATAGATGCTGCCGCAATAGACAGGTATTTCCCATCACCCTTTACAATACATTCATGTGGGATATTGTTGTAAGGTTTAAACCTGTTGCCATCTACAATAATGTAGGCCGCTGGCGTCTTAAGCATGTCTAGTGCACGGTGCATGGCCAAATAAGAAGCATTCAAAATGTTGATGCTGTCAATTTCTTCTGCAGAAACACTGGCCACGGCAAAGGCTAAAGCTTCCTGTTCGATAATTGGCCTTAATGCCATTCTTTTCTTCTCAGAGAGCTGCTTGGAGTCGTTGAGTAGCGGATTGCAATAGTCCGCAGGAAAGATTACTGCGGCCGCGAACACTGGCCCGGCAAGACAGCCTCTTCCAGCTTCGTCGCAACCTGCTTCGATAAACTGCTGTTGATAGGTGGAAATTAACATAGGACGAAAATACAAAAAATATAGTCGTTCAAGGGAATTGCAGAACAAGCCCTTGCTGGATTTTGGCTCGCCGTTCACGCGCAAATAAGCGCTTCCACATGTAACTTCTCTGTGATGCAGCGTCGTTTACACTATTTTACATTTCTTATTTTTTCCTTTGTAAGGTGATAAAAGAGCAATTTGTAGAACAGGTTTTCCTGATGAAGAAGCATATCTCATGAGGCTGTATTTAATATCGATCGTTACATTTTTCATCACCTCTGCTGCCTTTGCACAGAAGGTGCAAAAAGTGACGCTAGAAACATTGGATGGCGTAGACATCGATGGCAACCTTGATGAATGGCCAGCGTTGGTCGATGTCGGAGGCGAAGGTCTTTGGTCCTATCAGCTTGTCAAGAGTGGGGATGATATTCATCTCGCCGTTCGTGTGTCGGATCCTTTGTTGCAGCAAATGGCAGCGCGGAACGGTATTGTGTTCAGCGTCGTTTCTCAAAAGAAAAGCAAAGGCGATGCACAGTTGATATTTCCATTTCCTGATGGAGAAGTAAAACGTGCGATGCGAAATGAGGATGTTGACCCTAATCGAGACAACAAAGAAGCATTAATTGAACGATCAAGGGGATATTATGTCCAAGGGTTTTTACATGTTCCCAATGGACTTCTTTCCCTGCAGAATAATTATGGTGTGCAAGTCAAAGCAAAGGTGTTGGCTGATGGCCTAACATACGAAGCACGTATTCCTAAAAGAGCTCTGGAAGAAAACGAAAAGCCTTTGGTTTTGAAGATTGGTATCAATGACGGCTTTTCTTTTTTGCCCGTGGCAAAAAATCGTCCGATGCCAGCACGATCCAATTATGGATATGGCTACGCGAGGCCTGCCGCTACAAAATCAAAAAACAAGCAAACATTAGTGGTACTGCTTGAAACAACAATCCATTAGAAGAAGAGATCATGAATAATATGAAACAAATGTTGATAATGTGCTGCACATTTATTTTGCTGTGTGCAGGACAAAACGTCACTGCGCAGACAGGAAAAACGGTGCAGGGAATGTTAAGGGATAAGGAATCCCGAATAGTTGCGGGAGCATCCGTACAATTGATTGCCGGCGCTGATACCATGGGGACAAGTTCCTCGCAGGCGGGGATCTTTACTTTTTCGCCGGTGAAGGCAGAATCTTTTAAAATTAAGGTTTCCAGCTTGGGCTTTGAGCCCTTTGAAAGGGAATTTACCTTTCCTGCTGGTCAGGAAAAGATGATTATTCCTTCTTTTGAATTGCAGGGTATCGCCAATATGTTGGAGGAAGTCGTCGTGGATGGTGTTTTGACCGTTCAAGTAAAGGGAGACACATTGGAGTACACCACGAAAGACCTTAAGCTGCGTGACAATGCTTTGGTTGAAGATGCATTGAAACGTTTGCAAGGTGTGGAGGTGGATAAGGATGGTGCCGTTACCGCCCAGGGCGAACAAATTACAAGAGTGCGGATCAACGGTAAGGATTTTTTTGGTGGAGATGTCAAGACGGCGACACAAAATCTGCCGGCTGACATCATTAATAAGATTCAGGTGATCGATGATTATGGTGATATGGCCAACCTAACCGGAAATAAAACCGGCGATGCGCAGAAAATCCTGAATATCGAAATCGATCCCGAAAAAAATAAAGGTTATACGACGACACTCCGTGCAGGCTATGGAACGGATAATCGATATCAGGCGACAGCAAGTGCCATCCTGATGCGTGACAAAATGCAGTTCTCTGTATTGGGAAATCTGAATAATATCAACGCGCCGTTGTTTGATTTCAATACGCAAGGGGGAGGTGCACGACGTCGTATCGGTGGTGGTGGCGGTCCGGGGGGCGGTGGCAATTTTGGTGGATCAAATGGTATCACTAATACAGGGTCGATAGGTTTAAACTACCGTCAGGATTTTAGTGATAAAGTCACCGTGTACGGTAGCTACAGCTTTGGTCATGATGATAATGTTGCTTTGTCGTCTAGTTTGAACAGATATCTATATCCAGATTCTACATTGGACAGAAATACGGAGTCTGATATCAATACTATTGGCAATGCGCATCGGTTTGAGGCCAATCTCGAATGGAAACCTTCCGAAAAAGACTTTATAAAGGTGACGCCGCAAGTGAGTTACAGGCAAACGAAGACCAATAGTTTTAGTTTTAGTGATAACTTGATAAACGGCACGTCCTTCAATACAGAAGATAACCGTTTAGATGGCGTGTCCACGTCGCCGAACGTGGGCATAAGCGCCTTGTACAACCGCCGTTTGAATGATAAGGGTAGGAATATCTTTTTCAATATGAATATTTCTTCCTCGGGAACGAAAGACGACCAAGACCGTATTATTCAAACTTTGGTTGGCGACCCAAACAATAGCAACATGGATGTTGATAGTCTTTACCGACGCACATTGGCCGAGTTGGACAACAAAAGTTGGAATGGTGGTGCCACGCTATCTTACCTAGAGCCGGTAAGCCAGTATGGCAAGATCGAACTGTCTTACGACTACAACATCAATACCTATGACAATAATCGCAAGCAGGATGCGTTTAACGCAGACGGTAGCGCCTTAGATGATCCTCGCTATGTGTTTAATCGCATGTACGATTATTCGTTTAGTACCCATCAATTTGGAGCAAACTATAACTTCAACAACGATAAGATTAAGTATGCTATCGGTTTGGCTGTGCAACCTACCCTTTTGGATGGAGATGCATCTATAGATGGTACATCCATTGCCATCAATCGCAGTGGATTTAATGTGGTGCCAATTGCTCGATTTGAGTATAAATTCAGTAGACAGAAAAATTTGCAGCTTAATTATTCGGGTCGTGCAAACGAACCTTCGATCACGCAGATTCAACCGTTTACCGATAACTCCAATCCCACGAACATCGTCACGGGAAATCCTGACTTAGCTGCAGAATTTCAACATAACCTACGCCTTCGCTACAATAGCGGCGATTTTCAAAAAGGAAGAACCTTCTTTATGGTGCTTAACGGAACCTTGACAGACAATAAAATTGTGTCGAACAATCTCCGTCAAACGGATCCGGCCTTGGGAATTGTGCAAGAGACCAGTTACTTGAATGAAGATGGTGCCTTTAACATGCGAGGCTTTTATCATTATGGCCAATCGTTTAAGAATAAAGTATATAGTTTGAATTTCATGGGTAGCGTGACCTACAACAACAACCCATCCTACACGGAAGGTAGCCTAAACAAGGCACAGAACTGGGTTTTAATGCAGGGTATGATGTTCCGCTATCTTCCATCGGAAAATTTGGAGATTAACCCTGGCGTGCGTTACAGCTGGAACCATACCTATAATACGTTAAATGCACGTTCGGTGATTATGCAATCTTGGGCACCTACTTTGGTTGGTTCGGTTAACATAACGCCTACAATCGTATTTGGAGCCGATCTTTCCAAAACATTCTATCAGGGTAATGCTTTTAGCGAAAATCCATTCATCATCAACACCTATGTGGAGAAGAGAATGCTTAAAGGGAACCGTGGAGCACTACGCTTGCAGGCCTTTGACTTGCTGAATGAGCAGACTAACATTTCTAGAACGGCAACGGATATCTTGGTTTCGGATAGTCGTGTAAACCGCTTGGGAAGATATTTCATGGTTATGTTTACCTATAAGCTTTCCAAATTTGCGGGAGGCATGAACCCGTTCCAAGAAGATAAGGGGCCGGGAGGAATGGGCCGCCCACGGATGTAATATGGAATAAATAAAGAGTTGTGTTCTATGAGCGGCTGTAGTTTGGAAGAACTGCAGCCGTTTCGTTTATTATTGCTTACCTTTGTTCCTTGGTTTTTAGTCGCATGCGGATTTAGAGAAGAAGATCTTTATCTCTTCATCTGTACTTTAGTGAAGGTTTGGATGTCCGTAGATAAGGTACCGGCATGTCGAGGCTTTAATTTAAAATTTAATTTGAAGAATATAGAATATGAAATAATCCGCTTGGATAATGGTATCCGGGCTGTGTTTCACCGTCAGTCGTCACCGATTACGCACACCTGCTTGGTGGTCAATGCGGGTTCAAGAGACGAGTCTGAAGGTAAATTTGGAATGGCGCACTTTATCGAACATCTGCTCTTCAAAGAAACAGCGCGGCGGTCTATGCAGCAGATTTTGAACCATCTGGAAGCTGTTGGTGGCGACCTAAATGCGTACACCACAAAAGAGTATACCTGCATTCATGCGTCCATATTAAAGCCACACCTCAGTAAAGCCCTAGATCTTTTTGAAGATATCATTTTTCACTCTACCTTTCCGGAGGACGAAATGGCAAAGGAGAAAGGGGTGATTGCCGACGAAATGGCGTCCTATCTCGATAGTCCAGAAGAATCTATTATTGATGACTATGAGGATATTATTTACAAAGGTTCTGGATTGGGACATAATATACTCGGACTAGAGAAAGA
This genomic window contains:
- a CDS encoding TrkH family potassium uptake protein is translated as MGSIVSFFKYLIKYRTRLVDQVMFYVSMVCALVAITHLGYITDREIAAFSEKTVIGLFYFLFLVGALRTAAAILAQKKLNVSHIAGIVLTTYCLFIVFARLNNVYFFAKLEWIYLGIAITFLSELSRNSLFFDNFYFNPTILFIISFIALILLGTVLLMLPRTTLVAPLSFVDALFMATSAVCITGLTVTDISTNFSLFGQTVIMILIQVGGLGIMTFTGFFGYFFSGGFSYKNQLMFGEILGENKLNAVISTLLTIIFITLFFELIGGVLIFLSLDPAQFDSIGERTFFAAFHAISSFCNSGFSILEGGIHHTAYRFNYAFQACLAGIFILGGLGFGTVFNFYTFVKQLWQKAVHRLVLRRPFVHKPRSFSFNTRFILRCNAVVVVLATLFYFLLEQRHTLTEDASLFGEWITSFFMANSARSAGFNSVHMNFLANPTVIMVVILMWVGASPGSTGGGVKVTTVALALLNIFALARGKESIELYKRRIAAESVNKAFAIILLSAVTIMFSFVLLNFSDRDKSLKALLFETVSAYTTCGLSLGITASLSATSKMIVVFTMFVGRVGTLTLLVAFIKNTKNKSYIYPTEKILF
- a CDS encoding potassium channel family protein, with product MKYIVLGLGHFGRSLAIHLTEQGHEVIAVDKSLTIVEQLKDKITHTVCMDTTDREAMTSLPLKDSDAVIVAIGEDEGASLLTTALLKQLSVRRIIGRVVSELQKTVLQAMQIDEYIMPEEEAAERLAMRLDNVDIIDSFKVSDRYSIVETRVPEKYVGMTLKEANLTNTFKVIVLTTVKSYEKEVKGKKVPYKEASGIASSDTVLSEQDLLVLFGELSDIQRLIQKSD
- a CDS encoding YfhO family protein, whose product is MKQWFKDNSTHLAIIAIFIVLVFFYFSPIFGGKTLVQSDVMQAEGSQKELFDYRAKDGHAPLWTNSMFGGMPTYQIWYEHASNVASYINKGIRAVFPVPADIVLLYLFGGYFLFSVLRLKPWLAAVGAIALAFTSYNFIYIEAGHVNKAYAIAYLAPIIASVLLCFRGSRLWGPILLCLFLTMEIRTNHVQITYYLFIALLVYVFIELFYAIRDKKIKGFAQASALQVIAAAVAILVNASVLFPTYEYSKLTIRGKANIQKVEQGASDSGLDREYAYQWSQGVGENITFLIPNAYGGRTGGTLDKNSEVVKFFTKIGAPENQALQYAERIPTYWGEKMFTSGPWYFGAGVFFLFILGLFIVKGRVKWWVLSATALCMLLAFGRHFPLVSDLFFDYFPMYNKFRAVESILVIPAILIPLLGMLAVNELFNRASEIPKLDKTVLYTFIAMGGFCLLVGLMPSLFLDFKNSGHQDYINNIGQQLGGQSAGAEFSNALIKDRSSLASKDAYRSFFIIAITFGLVWFYIKKKLSMPVFVVVLGIVTLADLWAVDKRYLNNDSFIEEKAKTHIVEREVDQLIRLDKDPSYRVMDLTTNPFSDARASYFHKNIGGYHAAKLMRFQEVLEHQFNGAINEDVLDMFNVRYLITQNPQNGAEQIQRRSTAAGNAWFVNKVTFVKDNAQEMQAISSFDPTKEAFVHESFKNQLNTSKLGLPSNAEIRLVSYHPDTLKYESTSPNDAFAVFSEVYYEKGWKAYIDGNEVPIIRADYLLRALQVPGGNHNIEFIFAPDSIRISNLISLVASIVLVLGLAVAVFFSFRKKDGKVVGAK
- a CDS encoding ribonuclease HII, whose translation is MLISTYQQQFIEAGCDEAGRGCLAGPVFAAAVIFPADYCNPLLNDSKQLSEKKRMALRPIIEQEALAFAVASVSAEEIDSINILNASYLAMHRALDMLKTPAAYIIVDGNRFKPYNNIPHECIVKGDGKYLSIAAASILAKTYRDEYMDKLALDFPQYDWLANKGYPTIKHRNAVLELGLTPHHRKTFRISDPQLKLF
- a CDS encoding outer membrane beta-barrel protein, which produces MNNMKQMLIMCCTFILLCAGQNVTAQTGKTVQGMLRDKESRIVAGASVQLIAGADTMGTSSSQAGIFTFSPVKAESFKIKVSSLGFEPFEREFTFPAGQEKMIIPSFELQGIANMLEEVVVDGVLTVQVKGDTLEYTTKDLKLRDNALVEDALKRLQGVEVDKDGAVTAQGEQITRVRINGKDFFGGDVKTATQNLPADIINKIQVIDDYGDMANLTGNKTGDAQKILNIEIDPEKNKGYTTTLRAGYGTDNRYQATASAILMRDKMQFSVLGNLNNINAPLFDFNTQGGGARRRIGGGGGPGGGGNFGGSNGITNTGSIGLNYRQDFSDKVTVYGSYSFGHDDNVALSSSLNRYLYPDSTLDRNTESDINTIGNAHRFEANLEWKPSEKDFIKVTPQVSYRQTKTNSFSFSDNLINGTSFNTEDNRLDGVSTSPNVGISALYNRRLNDKGRNIFFNMNISSSGTKDDQDRIIQTLVGDPNNSNMDVDSLYRRTLAELDNKSWNGGATLSYLEPVSQYGKIELSYDYNINTYDNNRKQDAFNADGSALDDPRYVFNRMYDYSFSTHQFGANYNFNNDKIKYAIGLAVQPTLLDGDASIDGTSIAINRSGFNVVPIARFEYKFSRQKNLQLNYSGRANEPSITQIQPFTDNSNPTNIVTGNPDLAAEFQHNLRLRYNSGDFQKGRTFFMVLNGTLTDNKIVSNNLRQTDPALGIVQETSYLNEDGAFNMRGFYHYGQSFKNKVYSLNFMGSVTYNNNPSYTEGSLNKAQNWVLMQGMMFRYLPSENLEINPGVRYSWNHTYNTLNARSVIMQSWAPTLVGSVNITPTIVFGADLSKTFYQGNAFSENPFIINTYVEKRMLKGNRGALRLQAFDLLNEQTNISRTATDILVSDSRVNRLGRYFMVMFTYKLSKFAGGMNPFQEDKGPGGMGRPRM